In Perognathus longimembris pacificus isolate PPM17 chromosome 3, ASM2315922v1, whole genome shotgun sequence, a single window of DNA contains:
- the LOC125348409 gene encoding LOW QUALITY PROTEIN: zinc finger protein 501-like (The sequence of the model RefSeq protein was modified relative to this genomic sequence to represent the inferred CDS: inserted 2 bases in 1 codon), with protein MEKITFEDVAINFTWEEWTLLKLSQKKLYRDVMLETLSNLASIEKKQENQNTEDNYKRPREDVRPQCLERFSEHEVSSQCDEACQQNVKHSTNEKTLSLVAPFENSEFGETILAQSRMGMPFRAHTKQITSQYQECVESPSTHNESGRACRKFLQGNIGYRMHNMENNPFAAKQYENYYSCSLFHIQEQMDTQVKQCCECLHCKRSYLPSSTLQESKRIYPGERPYRCEQCGKMFPFYSNLRRHEIIHTGEKPYMCEQCGKCFRSSVNLSSHRRTHSGEKPFRCQLCEKAFINSRDLKVHERTHTGEKPYTCKHCGKTFTYSRHCKVHERSHTGEKPYTCKQCGKSFTSSDYLKAHERGHNKENLYRCKQCGKTFTSSSYLKAHERTHTGERPYGCKQCGKTFTFSSALRVHERIHTGERPYGCKQCGKTFSVSSVLRRHENTHIGEKXYEYQQCGKTFTVLCKDMKEHK; from the exons GAGAAGATAACCTTTGAGGATGTGGCCATAAATTTTACGTGGGAAGAATGGACTTTGTTAAAACTTTCTCAAAAGAAGCTCTACAGAGATGTGATGTTGGAAACCTTGAGCAACCTGGCCTCTATAG aaaAGAAGCAGGAAAACCAAAATACTGAAGATAACTACAAAAGGCCAAGGGAAGACGTAAG ACCTCAGTGTTTAGAGAGATTCTCTGAACATGAAGTAAGTAGTCAATGTGATGAAGCCTGCCAGCAGAATGTAAAACATAGCACGAATGAGAAAACTCTAAGTCTGGTAGCACCTTTTGAAAACTCTGAGTTTGGAGAAACCATCCTTGCTCAATCACGCATGGGTATGCCTTTCAGAGCTCACACAAAACAGATAACTTCACAGTACCAGGAATGTGTGGAGAGCCCCAGCACTCATAACGAAAGTGGGAGAGCCTGCAGGAAATTTCTTCAGGGGAACATTGGCTATAGAATGCATAATATGGAAAATAATCCATTTGCAGCTAAACAATATGAAAACTACTATAGTTGCAGTTTATTCCATATACAAGAACAAATGGACACTCAAGTTAAACAGTGCTGTGAATGTCTGCACTGTAAAAGATCTTACCTTCCCTCCAGTACCCTTCAAGAGTCCAAAAGAATTTACCCTGGCGAGAGACCCTATCGGTGTGAGCAGTGTGGGAAAATGTTCCCTTTCTACTCTAATCTTCGAAGACATGAAATcattcacactggagagaaaccataTATGTGCGAGCAATGTGGGAAGTGCTTCCGTTCCTCTGTTAACCTTTCATCACATAGAAGAACTCACAGTGGAGAGAAACCTTTCAGATGTCAGCTATGTGAGAAAGCTTTTATTAACTCTAGGGACCTTAAAGTGCATGAAAgaactcacactggagagaagccctacacATGTAAGCACTGTGGGAAAACCTTCACTTACTCTCGTCACTGTAAAGTACATGAAAGAAGTCACACTGGAGAAAAGCCCTACACATGTAAGCAATGTGGGAAAAGCTTCACTTCCTCTGATTACCTAAAAGCACATGAAAGAGGTCACAATAAAGAGAATCTCTACAGATGTAAGCAATGTGGGAAGACCTTCACTTCCTCTAGTTACCTTAAAGCCCATGAAAGAACTCACACTGGAGAGAGACCCTATGGATGTAAGCAATGTGGCAAAACATTCACTTTTTCCAGTGCCCTTCGAGTACATGAAAGAATTCACACTGGAGAGAGACCCTATGGATGTAAGCAATGTGGGAAAACATTCAGCGTTTCCTCTGTCCTTCGAAGACATGAAAATACTCACATTGGAGAGAA CTATGAATATCAACAGTGTGGGAAAACTTTTACTGTTCTTTGTAAAGACATGAAAGAACACAAGTGA